The genomic segment GTGGGTGAAGGTTCGCAGGGCATCGCGGAAGGCGCGGGTGCTGCCGAACACTTCGCCGATGGTGAAGCGGCAGCTGCTTGGCTGGCCGGCCATGCCAAGCCGGGTGATGTCGTTCTCTTCAAGGCGAGCCGGAGTGCTGCCATCGAGCGCGTGATGAACCAGGCATTCCCTTCCCGAGACTAATTTCATGCTGTACGCGATTTACGAATGGTGGAAAGCGGCCTTCGAGGCCGAGAAGCTGGCCGGTGTGCAAGAGTGGGCTCATACCTTCTCTTTCCTGAACCTGCTCAGCTACATCACCTTCCGTGCGGCGCTGGGTTGCTTGCTGGCCTTCGTGCTGAGCATCATCGTGGGCCCGCGGGTGATCCGCCGGCTGATCTCGCTGAAGGTGGGCCAGCCGATCCGCACGGCGGACGAGGTGCACAAGCTGGCCGAACTGCATGGCGGCAAGGTGGGCACGCCGACGATGGGCGGCGTGCTAATCCTCGGTTCGGTCCTGATCTCGGTCTTCGTCTGTGCGCGTCCCTTGAATCCCTTCGTGGCCGTCTGCTCCTGCACGATGGCCGCGCTGGGTTTGCTGGGCTTCTGCGACGACTACAAGAAGGTGAAGCAGAAGAAGTCCGACGGCGTGAGCGCGCGGACCAAGCTTTTCTGGCAGCTGGTGGTGGCGGTGGTTGCGGCGAGCTTCATCTATTTCAAGAAGGAGATCTCGGGCTTCGGCGCGAGTCCGGAGGAAATCCAGAAGAACCTGGCCGGCTTCAGCCTGGGCAAGGATTTCCTCGGGATCGGAGAGGTCTGCTTCCCGCTCTACAAGACCGAGGGGGGCAAGAGCAGCATCATCGATCTGGGGATCCTGATCATCCCCTTCTTCGCCGCGGTCATCATCGGGTGCTCGAATGCGGTGAACCTGACCGATGGTCTGGATGGACTGGCCACGGGCTGCACGATCACGGTGGCGCTGGCCTACGGCATCCTGGCCTATCTGGCGGGCCATTTCTACATGGCCACCGATTACCTGGTGATCCCCTACAACCGCTATGTGGGTGAGCTCGCGGTGCTGCTACTCTCATTGGCCGGGGCGGGATTCGGCTTCCTGTGGTTCAACTGCCACCCGGCAAAAGTCTTCATGGGTGATACCGGCTCGCTGGCCATCGGCGGCGCGCTGGGGACGGCGGCGATCTGCGTGAAGCAGGAACTGCTGCTGGTCATCATCGGCGGTGTCTTCGTGATGGAGGCGATGTCGGTGATGTTGCAGGTGGGCAGCTTCAAGCTGCGGAAGAAGCGCATCTTCGCGATGGCGCCGATCCACCATCACTTCGAGCTGCGCGGCTGGCACGAAAGCCAAGTGATCATCCGCTTCTGGATCATGTCCATCATGCTGGCCCTCTTCGGCCTGGCCCTTCTCAAGATCGTCTGATGTCCCTCAAAGGAAAAGCCGTAGTCATTCTCGGAGCCGGCCGTAGCGGTCGCGCTGCCGCGGCGCTGGCCCTGCGCGAGGGAGCGGAGGTGCGTGTCCACGATGCGAAGTCGATTGATGGAATGCCGGAAGGCGTGAGCCTGACTCCGAATGCGACGGAGGAAACCGGCCGGGCGACATCCTGCGATCTGCTGGTGGTGAGCCCGGGCATCGATACTTTCGGTCCCTTGGTC from the Luteolibacter rhizosphaerae genome contains:
- the mraY gene encoding phospho-N-acetylmuramoyl-pentapeptide-transferase, producing the protein MLYAIYEWWKAAFEAEKLAGVQEWAHTFSFLNLLSYITFRAALGCLLAFVLSIIVGPRVIRRLISLKVGQPIRTADEVHKLAELHGGKVGTPTMGGVLILGSVLISVFVCARPLNPFVAVCSCTMAALGLLGFCDDYKKVKQKKSDGVSARTKLFWQLVVAVVAASFIYFKKEISGFGASPEEIQKNLAGFSLGKDFLGIGEVCFPLYKTEGGKSSIIDLGILIIPFFAAVIIGCSNAVNLTDGLDGLATGCTITVALAYGILAYLAGHFYMATDYLVIPYNRYVGELAVLLLSLAGAGFGFLWFNCHPAKVFMGDTGSLAIGGALGTAAICVKQELLLVIIGGVFVMEAMSVMLQVGSFKLRKKRIFAMAPIHHHFELRGWHESQVIIRFWIMSIMLALFGLALLKIV